Proteins from a single region of Erythrobacter sp.:
- a CDS encoding bifunctional precorrin-2 dehydrogenase/sirohydrochlorin ferrochelatase: MSQIASLPLFHQIAGQQVLVLGDGPAAEPKRRLVERAGGVVVDDLPRAIDEGVRLAFIAYDDGKACEVAAVNARCAGMLVNVVDRPELCDFTTPSILDRDPLLIAIGTGGASAGLAKHVRLRLERVLPETLGLLARALEAARPVLRKRFTDGAARRRVIDAALAEGGPLDPFDRDAHVRVSDWAEGAAPARTGQAAELILTSADPEDLTLRQARLLGEADVLLIDGPVPSAILARARADAAREAWDGAAEPVAGDTGLTVVLRFRPSA, from the coding sequence ATGAGCCAGATCGCCAGCCTGCCCCTGTTCCACCAGATCGCCGGACAACAGGTGCTGGTACTGGGTGACGGGCCGGCGGCCGAACCCAAGCGACGGCTTGTCGAGCGCGCTGGCGGCGTGGTGGTGGACGATCTGCCCCGCGCGATCGATGAAGGCGTGCGGCTCGCGTTCATTGCCTATGATGATGGCAAGGCCTGCGAGGTCGCCGCGGTCAATGCGCGCTGCGCGGGGATGCTGGTCAATGTCGTTGACCGGCCCGAGCTGTGCGACTTCACCACGCCAAGCATCCTCGATCGTGATCCGCTGCTGATCGCGATCGGGACAGGCGGGGCTTCGGCGGGGCTTGCCAAGCATGTGCGGCTGCGGCTCGAACGGGTGCTGCCCGAGACGCTGGGGCTGCTGGCGCGCGCGCTGGAGGCTGCGCGGCCGGTCTTGCGCAAGCGCTTTACCGATGGTGCCGCGCGGCGGCGGGTGATCGATGCGGCGCTGGCTGAAGGTGGCCCGCTCGATCCGTTTGATCGCGATGCGCATGTGCGGGTTTCGGATTGGGCCGAGGGCGCCGCTCCGGCCCGAACGGGACAGGCAGCAGAACTGATCCTGACCAGTGCCGATCCTGAGGACCTCACGCTGCGACAGGCGCGCCTGCTGGGCGAGGCCGATGTGCTGCTGATCGACGGGCCGGTGCCGTCCGCCATTCTCGCCCGGGCGCGTGCCGATGCGGCGCGGGAGGCTTGGGACGGCGCGGCAGAGCCCGTCGCTGGCGACACTGGATTGACGGTGGTGCTGCGCTTCCGCCCCTCGGCCTAG
- a CDS encoding adenylosuccinate synthase: MANVTVIGAQWGDEGKGKIVDWLASRADVVVRFQGGHNAGHTLVIDGKTYKLSLLPSGIVSGTLSVIGNGVVLDPWALRDEVAKVEGQGVSITDENLAIADNCPLILPLHRDLDGLRETAAGKGKIGTTGRGIGPAYEDKVGRRAIRVCDLAHLDTLEPQLDRLCAHHDALRAGFGQPPVDRAALLEELREIAPFVLKFAQPVWKRLKKVRRAGAKILFEGAQGVLLDVDHGTYPFVTSSNTVSGTAASGSGLGPNSTGFVLGIVKAYTTRVGSGPFPTELEDDIGQRLGERGHEFGTVTGRKRRVGWFDAVLVRQSCAISGVTGIALTKIDVLDGLEKVAICTGYRLHGKVYDYLPSHAADQAECEPIYEEMEGWSQSTAGARSYADLPANAIKYIQRIQELIECPVALVSTSPERDDTILMRDPFVD; encoded by the coding sequence ATGGCCAACGTCACCGTGATCGGCGCCCAGTGGGGCGATGAGGGCAAGGGCAAGATCGTCGACTGGCTCGCCAGCCGCGCGGATGTGGTGGTGCGTTTCCAGGGCGGGCACAATGCCGGCCACACGCTGGTGATCGACGGCAAGACCTACAAGCTTTCGCTACTGCCCTCTGGCATCGTTTCGGGCACCCTGTCGGTGATCGGCAACGGCGTGGTGCTGGATCCCTGGGCTTTGCGTGACGAGGTCGCCAAGGTGGAAGGGCAGGGGGTCTCGATCACCGACGAGAACCTCGCGATTGCGGATAACTGCCCGCTGATCCTGCCGCTCCACCGTGATCTCGATGGCTTGCGCGAAACCGCGGCGGGCAAGGGCAAGATCGGCACCACCGGCCGCGGCATCGGTCCGGCTTACGAGGACAAGGTTGGCCGCCGCGCGATCCGCGTGTGCGATCTGGCGCATCTCGACACGTTGGAGCCTCAGCTCGATCGCCTCTGCGCGCATCACGATGCGCTGCGCGCAGGCTTCGGCCAGCCGCCGGTCGATCGCGCCGCCCTGCTCGAAGAACTGCGCGAAATCGCCCCCTTTGTGCTCAAGTTTGCCCAGCCGGTGTGGAAGCGCCTCAAGAAGGTGCGCCGCGCCGGCGCCAAGATCCTGTTCGAGGGCGCGCAGGGCGTGCTGCTCGATGTCGATCACGGCACCTATCCCTTCGTCACCTCGTCCAACACTGTGAGCGGCACCGCGGCGTCGGGCTCCGGCCTCGGCCCCAATTCGACCGGCTTCGTGCTCGGCATCGTCAAGGCCTACACCACCCGCGTCGGCTCCGGCCCTTTCCCGACCGAGCTTGAGGACGACATCGGCCAGCGCCTCGGCGAGCGCGGCCATGAATTTGGAACCGTCACCGGCCGCAAGCGCCGCGTCGGCTGGTTCGATGCGGTGCTGGTGCGCCAGTCCTGCGCGATTTCGGGTGTCACCGGCATCGCGCTCACCAAGATCGACGTGCTCGACGGGCTGGAGAAGGTCGCGATCTGCACCGGTTATCGGCTGCACGGGAAGGTCTATGACTACCTTCCGAGCCACGCCGCCGATCAGGCCGAATGCGAGCCGATCTACGAAGAGATGGAAGGCTGGAGCCAGAGCACTGCAGGCGCGCGCTCCTACGCCGATCTTCCGGCGAATGCGATCAAGTACATCCAGCGCATCCAGGAATTGATCGAATGTCCGGTGGCGCTGGTCTCGACCTCGCCCGAGCGTGACGACACGATCCTGATGCGCGATCCTTTCGTGGATTGA
- a CDS encoding TlpA disulfide reductase family protein codes for MVDRKFAGTPLPALTFKDPAGNALDLGAQDGPVLINLWATWCGPCVIEMPQLDALAGELEGEVRVITISQDLRGAETVSPFFAEKGFVRLEPWLDPDTTMSAQFTPEGALPLTILFDAKGKEVLRVAGGYEWDSPAAIAMIRESLATR; via the coding sequence GTGGTGGACCGCAAGTTTGCCGGCACCCCGCTCCCCGCGCTCACCTTCAAGGATCCGGCGGGCAATGCGCTCGATCTGGGCGCGCAGGACGGGCCGGTGCTGATCAATCTGTGGGCGACATGGTGCGGCCCCTGCGTGATCGAGATGCCGCAGCTTGATGCCCTTGCGGGCGAGCTTGAGGGCGAGGTGCGGGTGATCACCATCAGCCAGGACCTGCGCGGAGCCGAGACCGTCTCTCCGTTCTTTGCCGAGAAGGGTTTCGTCCGGCTCGAACCCTGGCTTGATCCCGATACCACCATGTCGGCCCAGTTCACGCCCGAGGGCGCATTGCCGCTGACCATCCTGTTCGATGCCAAGGGCAAGGAAGTGCTGCGCGTAGCGGGCGGTTATGAATGGGACAGCCCGGCAGCAATCGCGATGATCCGCGAGAGCCTTGCCACCCGATAG
- a CDS encoding MarR family transcriptional regulator, which translates to MLINAAPQADFSYDIAQDGAGLPARVAIYGENASLRDQIAADLGGAGFRTIDGGSIAALLEGPIALLGDVVMVDCAVTGSRGLDAMMLAGLARLDMRVARAGAKLIVSTSMAGLDDVFAVLDQSAPQILISPSRAERVVAVGRVMGEAGAARVREMSEEDRLALLRLSQQVEAIAQSLDRMTQPLAQQSHPAATLISGYKRSTEPAPAVLAGSGQTQLPDPRMVRQVIANRQARARFFDAELFGDPAWDMLLDLTAAHGEGAQVSVTSLCIAAAVPATTALRWLTQMVESGIFVRVPDPADKRRAFIALSDRSLTAMAGNFASLRSPMTLAA; encoded by the coding sequence ATGCTGATCAATGCTGCCCCCCAAGCCGATTTTTCCTACGACATCGCGCAGGATGGCGCCGGTCTGCCCGCCCGCGTTGCGATCTATGGCGAGAATGCTTCCTTGCGTGATCAGATCGCAGCCGATCTTGGCGGGGCAGGGTTCCGCACGATCGATGGTGGCAGCATCGCTGCTCTGCTTGAAGGGCCGATTGCGCTGCTGGGCGATGTTGTGATGGTGGATTGCGCTGTCACCGGCAGCCGCGGGCTTGATGCGATGATGCTGGCGGGGCTTGCGAGGCTCGATATGCGGGTGGCGCGCGCAGGCGCGAAGCTGATCGTGTCCACCTCGATGGCGGGGCTCGATGATGTCTTCGCAGTGCTTGATCAATCCGCACCGCAGATACTGATTTCCCCCAGCCGGGCCGAGCGTGTGGTTGCCGTCGGCCGGGTGATGGGTGAGGCGGGTGCCGCGCGGGTGCGCGAGATGTCGGAGGAAGACCGGCTGGCCCTCCTGCGCCTGTCACAGCAGGTCGAAGCGATTGCCCAGTCGCTTGACCGGATGACCCAGCCGCTGGCGCAGCAGAGCCACCCTGCGGCGACGCTGATCTCCGGTTACAAGCGCAGTACGGAACCCGCGCCTGCCGTGCTTGCCGGTTCTGGCCAGACCCAGCTTCCCGATCCGCGCATGGTGCGCCAGGTGATTGCCAACCGGCAGGCACGTGCGCGCTTTTTCGATGCGGAACTGTTCGGCGATCCGGCGTGGGACATGCTGCTCGATCTCACAGCCGCGCATGGTGAAGGGGCGCAGGTCTCGGTCACCTCGCTGTGCATCGCGGCGGCTGTCCCGGCGACCACCGCGCTGCGCTGGCTCACGCAGATGGTGGAGAGCGGGATTTTCGTGAGGGTCCCCGATCCGGCCGACAAGCGCCGCGCCTTCATCGCGCTCAGCGATCGCTCGCTGACGGCGATGGCGGGTAACTTCGCCAGCCTGCGCAGCCCCATGACGCTTGCCGCCTAG
- a CDS encoding alpha/beta hydrolase — protein MNTATRTLLALSAAAVLATPILAQRNRDERLPRECREEIVRLCGMNRGELRNCLREKYAQLSESCAASIRERMEAQRGAGEGAGARRGPGMGARAGAGAGAGAYASAKISSTVVYGDHLRQQVDVYTPDSAVGDAPLVVFIHGGGWQIGNRGLVQAKPQHFKDAGYVFASAGYRLLPDAPVEQQAADIGAAIKALRGQAQSGGFDPDTIVLMGHSAGAHLAALVATDPQYAGDEAFAAIKGVVLLDGAGYDVVNAAATPTMELPTLYKDVFGTDPARQKALSPITHVGGKDAPHWLALYVAERPGSKMQSEALTRALAKAGADASAVAITGTDHGRMNRDLGTDAGKAQTDAVDAFLKKVFG, from the coding sequence ATGAACACCGCCACCCGCACCCTGCTCGCCCTCTCCGCGGCCGCCGTACTGGCAACCCCGATCCTTGCCCAGCGGAACCGGGACGAGCGTCTGCCACGCGAATGCCGCGAGGAAATCGTGCGATTGTGCGGGATGAACCGCGGCGAGCTTCGCAACTGTCTGCGCGAGAAATACGCCCAGCTTTCTGAAAGCTGCGCGGCCAGCATCCGCGAACGGATGGAGGCCCAGCGCGGTGCTGGTGAAGGTGCAGGCGCAAGGCGCGGCCCGGGCATGGGTGCGCGGGCCGGTGCGGGCGCGGGTGCAGGCGCCTATGCCAGCGCGAAGATCAGCAGCACCGTGGTCTATGGCGATCACCTGCGCCAGCAGGTCGATGTCTATACCCCCGATAGTGCGGTGGGCGATGCACCGCTGGTGGTCTTCATCCACGGCGGCGGCTGGCAGATCGGCAATCGCGGCCTCGTTCAGGCCAAGCCGCAGCACTTCAAGGACGCAGGCTATGTTTTTGCCTCGGCAGGTTACCGGCTGCTGCCGGACGCGCCGGTGGAACAGCAGGCCGCCGATATCGGTGCCGCGATCAAGGCGCTGCGCGGGCAGGCGCAATCGGGCGGGTTCGATCCCGACACAATTGTGCTGATGGGGCATTCGGCAGGCGCGCATCTCGCCGCGCTGGTCGCCACCGATCCGCAATATGCCGGCGATGAAGCCTTCGCGGCGATCAAGGGCGTCGTGCTGCTGGACGGGGCAGGCTATGATGTCGTCAACGCCGCCGCCACGCCGACGATGGAGCTGCCGACGCTCTACAAGGACGTGTTCGGCACTGATCCGGCGCGGCAGAAAGCCCTCTCGCCGATCACCCATGTCGGCGGCAAGGACGCGCCCCATTGGCTGGCACTCTATGTCGCGGAACGTCCCGGCTCGAAGATGCAGTCCGAGGCGCTGACCCGTGCGCTCGCCAAGGCCGGTGCGGATGCGAGCGCGGTCGCCATCACCGGCACGGATCACGGACGCATGAACCGCGATCTGGGCACCGATGCCGGAAAGGCGCAGACAGACGCGGTCGACGCCTTCCTGAAAAAGGTGTTCGGTTAG
- a CDS encoding L,D-transpeptidase family protein yields MKRLAALALLALAACANPPPKVAEAPAAQPPLAREVQRIEPRPSFTHVDYLLFDKSERLMIGYAGGQPVKAWRDLQFGDQPVGHKRFEGDERTPEGRYVIEGRNPGSAYHLSLKVSYPAPADRAYAAQYGRSPGGDIFLHGQPNALPFGRMPGDWTDGCIAFSNAEIEELWRIVPDGTVIEIRP; encoded by the coding sequence ATGAAGCGTCTTGCCGCTCTTGCTCTGCTGGCTCTTGCCGCCTGTGCCAATCCGCCGCCCAAGGTGGCCGAGGCACCCGCCGCGCAACCGCCGCTGGCGCGCGAAGTCCAGCGGATCGAGCCGCGCCCGAGCTTTACCCATGTCGATTACCTGTTGTTCGACAAGTCCGAGCGGCTGATGATCGGCTATGCTGGCGGCCAGCCGGTCAAGGCGTGGCGGGACTTGCAGTTCGGTGATCAGCCGGTCGGCCACAAGCGCTTCGAGGGCGACGAGCGCACGCCCGAAGGCCGCTACGTAATCGAAGGCCGCAATCCCGGTAGCGCCTATCATCTGAGCCTGAAGGTTTCCTACCCTGCGCCTGCCGACCGCGCCTATGCCGCGCAGTATGGCCGCTCGCCCGGGGGCGATATCTTCCTCCACGGCCAGCCCAATGCCTTGCCTTTCGGACGGATGCCGGGTGACTGGACCGACGGCTGCATCGCCTTTTCCAACGCGGAAATCGAAGAGCTGTGGCGCATCGTACCGGACGGCACGGTGATCGAAATCCGGCCTTGA
- the malQ gene encoding 4-alpha-glucanotransferase, which translates to MEQLHALAHACGLSRDWTDVEGRQQRVADDALVALIAALGHEAGSEARIARSLAAVAERRMGLPAMLVADAGASIPLPIAANRAEITGEDGITRPLAVTGNQLQVTAPPGYYDLILDGHALKLAVAPPACPLPAQDQRRPWGVSLQIPSLRGEQPTPFGTFADLAEAARALGAAGGDALAINPVHALFPGHGENFSPYSPSSRLFLNGAMGDPALAGLPPLPPAGDARDLIDWPAAMPRCLAELRTVFAALDPARRAAIAAEGDAMLHRHALFDALDCHFRPQGAHGWQGWPAAFHDPNGAAARRFAAEHPEEIAFHLFVQWLARQGLEAAQTAARKAGMGIGLIADLAVGVDPAGSDAWSLRHAMLDGLTIGAPPDPLGPLGQNWSITGFSPDGLRDTGYAPWIAMIRAGLSVGGGLRIDHAFGLARLWVIPEGGATSDGAYLSFPFEDLVRLTALEAHRANALVIAEDLGTAPFGFTQAVTDRRMLGMRVLWFERAEDHGFVGAQDYEPLSTAMSGTHDTVTVAGWWRGRDLDWAEELGRLPENIGRSEAEAIREWDRGLLWSTLNHHAPRPAADDPDPVVDAAIAHIARTPSCLALVSLEDMLGLDEQPNLPGTVDVHPNWRRRIATSAARMLEDTHVQRRCAILRQARKGLEPPE; encoded by the coding sequence ATGGAGCAACTGCACGCGCTGGCCCATGCTTGCGGGTTGAGCCGCGACTGGACGGATGTCGAAGGGCGTCAGCAGCGTGTCGCGGACGATGCGCTCGTTGCCTTGATTGCCGCGCTCGGCCATGAGGCAGGCAGCGAAGCCCGGATCGCGCGCAGCCTTGCTGCGGTGGCGGAACGGCGCATGGGTTTGCCGGCGATGCTGGTGGCCGATGCCGGGGCCAGCATCCCTCTGCCGATTGCCGCCAACCGCGCCGAGATCACTGGCGAAGACGGCATCACCCGGCCCTTGGCCGTCACCGGCAACCAGCTTCAGGTGACAGCGCCGCCGGGATATTACGATCTTATTCTGGATGGTCATGCGCTGAAGCTCGCGGTTGCGCCGCCAGCATGTCCCCTGCCAGCGCAGGATCAGCGCCGTCCGTGGGGCGTATCGCTCCAGATCCCCTCCTTGCGGGGAGAACAGCCCACCCCCTTTGGCACCTTCGCAGACCTTGCTGAGGCCGCGCGTGCGCTTGGCGCGGCGGGCGGGGATGCATTGGCGATCAATCCGGTGCATGCCCTGTTTCCCGGCCATGGCGAGAATTTCAGTCCCTATTCGCCGTCGAGCCGCCTGTTCCTCAACGGAGCGATGGGAGATCCGGCGCTAGCAGGCCTGCCGCCGCTACCACCGGCAGGCGATGCCAGAGATCTGATCGACTGGCCTGCCGCCATGCCACGGTGTCTTGCCGAATTGCGGACAGTCTTTGCGGCGCTCGATCCTGCGCGGCGCGCGGCGATTGCCGCAGAGGGCGATGCCATGCTGCATCGACACGCGCTGTTCGATGCGCTCGATTGCCACTTCCGCCCGCAAGGCGCACATGGCTGGCAGGGCTGGCCCGCCGCCTTCCACGATCCGAATGGTGCCGCAGCGCGGCGCTTTGCTGCCGAACACCCCGAGGAGATCGCCTTCCACCTCTTCGTGCAATGGCTCGCACGGCAGGGTCTGGAAGCCGCGCAGACGGCGGCCCGCAAGGCTGGCATGGGGATCGGCCTGATCGCGGATCTCGCAGTCGGGGTCGATCCGGCGGGCAGCGATGCATGGTCGCTGCGCCATGCGATGCTGGACGGGCTCACCATCGGCGCGCCGCCCGACCCGCTTGGGCCGCTCGGGCAGAACTGGTCGATCACCGGCTTTTCGCCCGATGGCCTGCGCGACACCGGCTACGCCCCGTGGATAGCGATGATCCGCGCAGGCCTTTCGGTGGGCGGCGGCCTCAGGATCGATCACGCCTTCGGCCTGGCGCGGCTCTGGGTCATCCCGGAAGGCGGCGCGACGTCCGATGGTGCCTACCTCTCCTTCCCGTTCGAGGATCTCGTGCGCCTCACCGCGCTCGAAGCGCACCGCGCCAATGCGCTGGTGATCGCCGAGGATCTCGGCACCGCGCCCTTCGGCTTTACCCAGGCCGTCACGGACAGGCGGATGCTGGGGATGCGCGTCTTGTGGTTCGAACGCGCCGAGGATCACGGCTTCGTCGGTGCACAGGATTACGAGCCGCTCAGCACCGCGATGAGCGGGACGCATGACACGGTGACAGTCGCCGGCTGGTGGCGCGGGCGCGATCTCGACTGGGCCGAAGAGCTTGGCCGCCTGCCTGAAAACATTGGCCGCTCGGAAGCCGAAGCGATCCGCGAATGGGACCGCGGATTGCTCTGGTCGACCTTGAACCACCACGCCCCTCGCCCCGCGGCCGATGACCCGGACCCGGTGGTCGACGCTGCCATCGCCCATATCGCCCGCACGCCCTCCTGCCTCGCGCTGGTTTCGTTGGAGGACATGCTGGGTCTGGATGAGCAGCCCAACCTGCCCGGTACTGTCGACGTCCACCCCAACTGGCGCCGCCGGATAGCCACATCAGCGGCCCGGATGCTGGAAGACACCCATGTCCAGCGCCGCTGCGCGATCCTCAGGCAGGCGCGGAAGGGGCTCGAACCGCCAGAATAG
- a CDS encoding lipoprotein, producing MMRIVIAIAAAALLAGCGSRAPLTPPESASLPVAPHGATAPPNADELLRRDALAAPERSVELRRRSEERQDDPFDLPPE from the coding sequence ATGATGCGTATCGTGATTGCCATTGCTGCCGCAGCGCTGCTGGCCGGCTGCGGTTCGCGCGCGCCGCTTACTCCGCCCGAAAGCGCGAGCCTGCCGGTCGCCCCGCATGGTGCCACCGCGCCGCCCAATGCCGATGAACTGCTGCGCCGCGATGCCCTCGCCGCGCCCGAACGCAGCGTAGAACTGCGCCGCCGCTCGGAAGAACGGCAGGACGACCCCTTCGATCTCCCCCCGGAATAA
- the lysA gene encoding diaminopimelate decarboxylase yields MDHFALRNGVMHAEDVPLPLIAEEVGTPVYVYSRATLERHARVFREALEGVQDKLIAFAVKSNPNLAVLKVLGQQGMGADVVSVGEMRRALAAGIAPEMIVFSGVGKTAAEMVAALDARIGQFNIESEEEGVELAEIAAARGMTAQCTLRINPDVDAGTHDKISTGKADNKFGVPISEAGQIFGTLAKLPGVNLRGVAVHIGSQLADLAPLETAFEKLGALVTALRGAGHTITHVDLGGGLGVPYRVGEILPEPAAYGAMVARVTKDWGVKLIFEPGRVIAGNAGVLLTRVVRVKRGIKDPFVIVDAAMNDLARPALYGAYHHFEAVEPKGAQMTANIVGPICETGDTFAMGRECDALEAGDLAVFRTAGAYGATMASSYNSRGFVAEVLVDGDRFAVVADRIEAGAIMDAERVPEWLV; encoded by the coding sequence ATGGATCATTTTGCCCTCAGAAACGGCGTCATGCACGCCGAAGACGTGCCGCTGCCGCTGATTGCGGAGGAAGTCGGCACGCCCGTCTATGTCTATTCGCGCGCAACGCTGGAACGCCACGCCCGCGTCTTCCGCGAGGCGCTGGAGGGGGTGCAGGACAAGCTCATCGCCTTTGCCGTGAAGTCGAACCCCAACCTGGCCGTGCTGAAGGTGCTGGGCCAGCAAGGCATGGGCGCAGACGTCGTCTCGGTTGGCGAGATGCGCCGCGCGCTGGCGGCCGGGATTGCGCCGGAAATGATCGTCTTTTCGGGGGTGGGCAAGACCGCAGCCGAGATGGTCGCCGCACTCGATGCCAGGATCGGCCAGTTCAATATCGAGAGCGAGGAAGAGGGCGTCGAGCTGGCCGAAATCGCGGCGGCGCGCGGGATGACGGCGCAGTGCACCTTGCGCATCAATCCCGATGTTGATGCCGGCACCCATGACAAGATCTCGACCGGCAAGGCCGATAACAAGTTCGGCGTGCCGATCAGCGAGGCCGGGCAGATCTTCGGCACGCTGGCCAAGCTGCCCGGGGTCAACCTGCGCGGCGTGGCGGTACATATCGGCAGCCAGCTCGCCGATCTCGCCCCGCTGGAGACCGCATTCGAAAAGCTCGGCGCGCTGGTGACGGCGCTGCGCGGTGCGGGCCATACCATCACCCATGTCGACCTGGGCGGCGGGCTCGGCGTGCCTTACCGCGTTGGCGAAATCCTGCCGGAACCCGCCGCCTATGGCGCGATGGTCGCGCGGGTGACGAAGGACTGGGGCGTCAAGCTGATCTTCGAGCCGGGCCGGGTGATCGCTGGCAATGCCGGCGTCCTGCTGACCCGCGTGGTGCGGGTGAAGCGCGGGATCAAGGATCCTTTCGTGATCGTCGATGCGGCGATGAACGATCTTGCACGCCCGGCGCTCTACGGGGCCTATCACCACTTCGAGGCGGTCGAGCCCAAGGGCGCACAGATGACCGCGAACATCGTCGGCCCGATCTGCGAGACCGGCGATACCTTCGCCATGGGCCGGGAATGCGACGCGCTGGAAGCGGGCGATCTTGCCGTGTTCCGCACCGCGGGGGCTTACGGCGCGACCATGGCATCATCCTACAATTCGCGCGGCTTCGTGGCCGAAGTGCTGGTGGATGGCGACAGGTTCGCCGTGGTGGCCGACCGGATCGAGGCGGGCGCGATCATGGATGCCGAACGCGTGCCGGAATGGCTGGTTTGA
- a CDS encoding RidA family protein translates to MTDRVKPITLPNDPLAPYLIAPAWQVGELLFLSGQASIGKDGSIVGVGDIDAQIAQTFANIETVLAAAGSDLSRVVKVTIYLTDMGNFPKILEARERYFTPPYPADTTVEVKGLALPELMVEIDVIATAPVGG, encoded by the coding sequence ATGACCGACCGCGTCAAGCCGATCACCCTGCCGAATGATCCGCTCGCGCCCTATTTGATCGCGCCCGCGTGGCAGGTGGGGGAGCTTTTGTTCCTGTCCGGGCAAGCCAGCATCGGCAAAGACGGCAGCATTGTCGGCGTAGGCGACATCGACGCGCAGATCGCCCAGACCTTCGCCAATATCGAGACTGTGCTGGCCGCAGCGGGCAGTGATCTTTCGCGCGTGGTGAAGGTGACGATCTACCTCACCGACATGGGCAACTTCCCGAAGATTCTCGAGGCCCGGGAGCGGTATTTCACCCCGCCATACCCTGCGGATACCACGGTCGAGGTAAAGGGCCTCGCACTGCCGGAACTGATGGTCGAAATCGACGTGATCGCGACAGCTCCTGTCGGGGGCTAA
- the argH gene encoding argininosuccinate lyase: protein MWGGRFAAGPSAIMREINASIPFDKALWQQDITASKAHVAMLGAQGIIAAEDAATISAGLDQVAAEYAAHGVPENWDLEDIHMTTEARLAELIGPVAGRLHTARSRNDQVATDFRLWVRDGFAQMDEGLAALQCALVARAGEHADSIMPGFTHLQTAQPVTLGHHLMAYYEMFRRDRARIADARVRMNECPLGSAALAGTGFPIDRDMTAAALGFDRPTANSLDAVSDRDFALDFLWCCSSSALHLSRLAEELILWASQPFGFIRLPDTLSTGSSIMPQKKNPDAAELVRGHSGRVIGSLTSLMITMKGLPLAYSKDMQDDKPPVFEAAGLMALSIAAMTGMIAGASFNTARMRAAAELGYATATDLADWLVRARGIPFREAHHITGSAVKLAESRGIALDALPLADLQAIDARIDDSVYAALSVDASVAARASYGGTAPDQVRLQVARARAVLGMEE, encoded by the coding sequence ATGTGGGGCGGGCGCTTCGCTGCCGGCCCTAGCGCGATCATGCGCGAAATCAACGCCTCGATCCCGTTCGACAAGGCGCTGTGGCAGCAGGACATCACCGCATCCAAAGCGCATGTCGCGATGCTGGGTGCACAGGGCATCATCGCCGCCGAGGATGCCGCTACGATCAGCGCCGGGCTCGATCAGGTCGCGGCCGAATATGCCGCCCATGGCGTGCCCGAGAACTGGGACCTCGAGGACATCCACATGACCACCGAGGCGCGGCTGGCCGAGCTGATCGGCCCGGTCGCCGGTCGCCTCCACACCGCGCGCAGCCGCAATGATCAGGTGGCGACCGATTTCCGCCTGTGGGTGCGCGATGGCTTTGCTCAGATGGATGAAGGCCTCGCCGCGCTACAATGCGCGCTGGTGGCCCGTGCGGGCGAGCATGCGGACAGCATCATGCCCGGCTTCACCCATCTCCAGACCGCGCAGCCGGTGACGCTCGGCCACCACCTGATGGCCTACTACGAGATGTTCCGCCGCGACCGGGCGCGGATCGCCGACGCGCGGGTGCGGATGAACGAATGTCCGCTCGGCTCGGCGGCGCTGGCAGGCACCGGCTTTCCCATCGATCGCGACATGACGGCGGCGGCGCTCGGGTTCGACCGCCCCACTGCCAATTCGCTCGACGCTGTGTCCGACCGCGATTTTGCGCTCGATTTCCTGTGGTGCTGCTCGTCGAGCGCGCTGCACCTGTCGCGCCTCGCCGAAGAGCTAATCCTGTGGGCGAGCCAGCCCTTCGGCTTCATCCGCCTGCCCGACACTCTCTCAACCGGCTCCTCGATCATGCCGCAGAAGAAGAACCCCGATGCCGCAGAACTGGTGCGCGGCCATTCGGGGCGGGTGATCGGCAGCCTCACCAGCCTGATGATCACCATGAAGGGGCTCCCGCTCGCCTATTCCAAGGACATGCAGGACGACAAGCCGCCGGTTTTCGAGGCCGCAGGACTGATGGCGCTCAGCATCGCGGCGATGACCGGAATGATCGCAGGCGCTTCGTTCAATACCGCCCGGATGCGCGCGGCGGCGGAACTGGGCTATGCTACCGCCACCGATCTTGCCGACTGGCTGGTGCGGGCGCGCGGCATTCCGTTCCGCGAGGCGCATCATATCACAGGCAGCGCGGTGAAGCTGGCGGAAAGCCGGGGGATTGCGCTTGATGCCCTGCCGCTGGCCGATCTTCAGGCCATTGATGCGCGGATCGATGACAGCGTCTATGCCGCGCTGTCGGTCGATGCTTCGGTGGCAGCGCGCGCGTCTTATGGCGGAACCGCACCCGATCAGGTCCGTTTGCAAGTGGCCCGTGCGCGGGCAGTGCTGGGGATGGAGGAATGA